TCGCGACACGGCGCGTGGGCGCAATCGGGCGCGAGTGGTAGATCTCGAGCTCGGCCAACAGCATCGCTTCACGGTAACGCGACTGCGGTGTCGATGAGACGTCAGATCACCTGCGGGATCAGGGTCAGATCAGACGCTGGAGGTCGTCGCGCAACCGGAGCGCCAGGTCGCTGATGTCGCCGTCGATCGAGTCCTCCGACTCGATCAGGTCGCACAGTTCGGCTGCGGCATCGCGCAACGCGGTCCAGGTCGTGGCGGTGAACCCGAATGGTGTCGCCGACGACTGGAGCCGGCGCCCGTGCTCGAGTACGCCGAGGACGCCCCTGGCGTCGTGGACGTCCTTGCGGAGACGGTCGGTCGCCCCGAACAACGCGCTGAGGAGATCATTGGCCTCGAGGCCGGCGAGTTCCTCGAGCCCCTCGTCCCCGGCCCGGGTGAGCAGTTCGTCGATGACCAGTTCGACCTGTTCCTCGTCGGCCTCGTGACACACGAGGTCGCCGTCGGTGTCGAACTCGTGGGGCACGCCGACACTGCCCAGCCGTTCGGCCAGCGCAGCCTGGAGCTCACCCGACCACCCCTCCATCTCGAACGCGACCTGTGCCTCGTCGGGGTCGAGCTCGCGCTGTTCGGCCTGCTCCACCTCTTCGAGCAACGCGTCGACCTGCTCCTCGACGCTCTCGTGGGCGAGCAGCGTCGTGCCCTGCCAGGAGTGGGTGACGCCATCGGCCAGGAGGAGTTGGGCCAGCATCGAGCGCGACTCCGACGCCCACTCGTGGAGCTCGTAGGCGAGCCATTCGCCACTGTCGTCGTCGGCCAGCTCTGCTGATCCGTCGGCCGCGTCATCGCCCTCCGGGATCGGCTCGACGTCTCTGTTCCGGGATCGGTTTCGGAAAGCCACGGCCGACATCCTCGCACGTCGCTGGGCCATGTACCGTTGCTGACCATGACGAATCAGGAAGTTCCGGACCGCAACCTCGCGCTCGATCTGGTCCGGGTGACCGAAGCGGCCGCCATGGCCGCCTCCCGCTGGATGGGCCGCGGCGACAAGGAAGGCGCCGACGGCGCCGCCGTCGACGCGATGCGTGTCGTACTCGGCACCATCCCGATGGACGGACTGGTCGTGATCGGTGAGGGTGAGAAGGACGAGGCGCCGATGCTCTTCAACGGCGAGCAGATCGGCGACGGCTCGCCTCCGCTCACCGACATCGCGGTGGACCCGATCGATGGCACGACACTCACTGCCCTCGGCCGCGGCAACGCGATCGCCGTCATCGCCGTGGCGCCCCGCGGCACCATGTTCGACCCGGGCCCGTGCGTCTACATGGAGAAGATCGCGGTCGGCCCCGAGGCCGCCGGGGTGATCAGCATGGACATGTCGATCACCGAGAACCTCCACGCCGTGGCCGAAGCCAAGCGCGAGTCGGTACGCGACCTGACCGCGGTCATCCTCGACCGAGGCCGACACGAGGAGATCATCGCCGAGGTGCGCGAGGCCGGCGCCCGCATCCGCCTCATCCCCGACGGCGACGTCGCCGGTGCGATCTCCACGGCGTGGAAAGGCTCCGGCGCCGACATCCTGTTCGGTATCGGCGGCACCCCCGAGGGTGTCATCACCGCGGCGGCCCTGAAGTGCATGGGCGGCGAACAGCTCGGCCGTCTGTGGCCGCGCAACGAACGTGAACGCACCGAGGCGGTCGAGGCCGGCTACGACCTCAGTCAGGTGCTCCGGGTCGACGACCTCGTCCGCAGCGACGATTGCTTCTTCGCCGCGACCGGCATCACCGACGGCGACCTGCTCAAGGGTGTCCGGTTCGACAACCAGGGTTGCCACACCGACTCACTCGTCATGCGCTCGCGGTCGGGCACCGTCCGCAAGGTGGAAGCCCATCATCAGATCGACAAGCTCGCCGAGTTCAGCTCGATCAACTACGGCTGATCACGCCCTCGCGTTGACCGCCGCGTCATAGCGTTCGAGCAGCAAGGGCTGCACCTCCCGCAGGGGGCTCTGGAGGCGAACCGTGGCGTCCTGCACGAGTCGTTCGACCTCGGCCCGGGCTCGCTCGTAGCCGATCAGGGCGAACTCCTGGTGCCGCCAGGGCGCCTGGGCAGCGAGCATCGACTGGCGATGGGCGACCCGATCGGCGAATGTCTCCGACCATTGTTGCGCAGCGAACTGCTGGTGGGCCTCGTCACCCCCGGCCTCTCGGAGGTAGGCCGTCTCGAGACCCTCGACGTCGGCGCCGGCATGGGCCCGAATGGCGTCGTCGGCCGCGTTGCGGGCCTCGACGAGGCCATCGGTCGACGGGAGCACATCGAGCACCTCGGCCATCTGGTGATGGAGTTCGAGACATCGTGCCTCGATGTCCTGCGCGAGAGCAGAGCGGACCGCTTCTCGATTGATGTCCGAAGAGGCCGCGGCGGTGTCGACGAGCGACTTGAGGTCGGATTCCGCCACCTCCATGGTGGTGATCACCCGTTGCTCCAACCACTCGAGGATGGCGGCGATACGGTCACGCAGGGATCGACTCTGCGGCTTCACGGTCGCTTCCCAGTACGCCTCCGGGTCGGCGAGCTCGGGATAGGGCACCGATTCCGGGTCGTCGACAGCTCGCCGGACCTCCTCGCGGAGGGCGGCGAGAAATGCCGGCGTCGGGCATGCCGGCTCGAGGATGGCGCCGATGCGTTCACGGGCGTCAACGATCGCAGCCCGGAATTCATTGGTCAGCGCAACTTCCGTTGCGCGAGCTTCGTTCTCGGCGGGGGACACCCACACACCTCCCCTGTTCGGCTTGGACTCCAATGCCCTGTCGGCACATTCGGCCGCAAGATCAAGCATGCTCTACAGATGGACCTCTCAAAGTACCGCGTCGTCCCCGGCTCGGCCGTCGACCTCGACGACTGGAAAACCGACGAGAGCGGCGAGCACAGCCGGGATGACGCAGAATCACGAACCGACGAACTGAACGATCGGCTCGAGGAGCTCCAGGAGCTGTTGTACGCCGAGGGCAAGCACAAGGTGCTGGTGGTGATCCAGGCCACCGACACCGGCGGGAAGGACGGCACGATCCGCCACGTGTTCGACAAGGTGAATCCCCAGGGCGTCAAGGTGGCGTCGTTCAAGCGACCCACCGAGGAAGAACTGGGCCACGACTACCTCTGGCGAGTGCACCGGCACACACCGAAGTCCGGGGACATCACGATCTTCAACCGGTCGCACTACGAGGACGTGCTCGTCGTCCGCGTCCACGACATCGTGCCCGAGAAGCGCTGGTCACGGCGCTATGACCACATCAACGCCTTCGAACAGCTCCTGGCCGACGAGGGCACCACGATCATCAAGCTGTTCCTCCACATCTCGAAGGACGAGCAGAAGGAGCGCCTCCAGTCCCGCCTCGACGAACCGAACAAGCACTGGAAGTTCGATTCCGGTGACCTGGCCGAACGCGAACGATGGGACGACTACCAGGAGGCGTTTCGCGTCATGCTCGAACGAACGAGCACCGACCATGCTCCGTGGTACGTGATTCCGGCCGACCGCAAGTGGTTCCGTACCCTGCTGGTCAGCGAGATCATCGTCGAGACGCTCGAAGGGCTCGACATGGCGTACCCACCGGCCGAGCCCGGCCTGGCCGACCTGGTGATCGAGTGACTCGCGGCGTCCCCCGGGTCAGCTTTCGTGACGTGGGTGACCTCGACCGGGTCATCCTGCGCTCGCTCCACATGTTCCACGAGGAGATCGATCTCGTGGTCGGCATCCCCCGCTCCGGTCTGCTCGCGGCCAACCTCGTCGCGCTGCATCTCGGCGTACCGCTCGCCGACCTCGACGGTTTCCTCGAAGGGCGGGTGCTGAGCACCGGTGCTCGGTTGCATTCGAAGACCGGCCCCGAGGTCATCGACACCGCCCGCCGCATCCTCGTCTTCGACGACAGCGTGTTCTCGGGTTCGGCGCTCGAGACCACCCGTCGGCGAATCGAGGCATCGTCGATCGCCGGGGAACTCCTCTACGGCGCCGCCTTCGTCGTGCCGTCGGCGACGACGATGGTCGACATCGCGTGTGAGGTCGTCTCACCGCCTCGTGTGTTCTCCTGGAACCTGATGAGCCACAGTGTGCTGGAACGATCGTGCCTCGACATCGACGGCGTGCTGTGTCTCGATCCGACACCCGAGCAGAACGACGACGGCCCGAACTATCGGACGTTCCTGCGGTCGGCGGTACCTCACATGCTTCCGGGCCAACCGGTACAGGCCCTGGTCACCTCACGGCTCGAGAAGTACCGAGCCGAGACCGAGGAATGGCTCGCCCACCATGGCGTGGTCTACGACGCCCTGCACATGCTCGATCTACCCGATGCCGCGGCACGTCGCGCCGCCAACGCACACGCGGCGTTCAAGGCATCGGTCTATCGAGGCTGCGACGCGATTCTCTTCATCGAGTCGAATCCGAGACAGGCTCGGGAGATCGCCCGGACGGCGAACAAGGCCGTGCTCTGTACCGGCGACTTCAGCTTCCACGAGGGCAACACCACCATGCAGCCCGTTCGCCGGCAGGTCCGCCGGGTGCGCGGAAAGGTCCGACGAATCAGGTCGTTGCGGCGGCGACCCTGAGGCGAAGCTCTGCCCGGCCCAACGCGGCGGCCGCAGCGGCGTCGTTCGCATCGGCGCGCAGCGCTGCTTCCGCCCGGTCGCGAGCCGCCTCGGCACGACGAACATCGATCTCTTCGATCGCCTCGGACACGTCGGAGAGAATGGTCACCTGGTCGCCGCTGACCTGCACGAAGCCACGGTGTACGGCGAAGGTGTCGCGTTCTCCGTTCGCCTTGATGACGTCGACGGACCACACGGCGAGGTTGCCGATGAAGGGCACGTGACCCGTCTGGAAGGCGATGTCGCCACCGTCGACGGTGCGCGCGATGACCATCTCGGCTTCGCCGGTGTAGGACACCGATTCAGGAGAGACGACCTCGACGGTGAACATCAGGCGTCGGCCTGCAGCTCTGCGGCCTTGCGTTCGGCATCTTCGGCGCCGCCGACCATCTGGAACGCCTGCTCGGGCAGGTGGTCCAGATCGCCGTTGATGACCGCTTCGAAGGACTCGATGGTCTCTTCGATCGGCGTGAAGATGCCGTCCTGGCCGGTGAACTGCTTGGCCACGAACATCGGCTGCGAGAGGAACTTCTCGACCTTGCGGGCCCGGTTCACCGTGACCCGGTCTTCCTCGGAGAGTTCATCGAGGCCGAGAATGGCGATGATGTCCTGGAGCTCCTTGTAGCGCTGGAGCACTTCCTGCACTCGGCGAGCGGTGCGATAGTGACGGTCACCCACGACCAGCGGGTCGAGGATCGTCGACGACGATGCCAGCGGATCCACGGCGGGGTAGATGCCCTTGGCGGCGATGTCACGAGAGAGCTCGGTGGTGCCGTCGAAGTGGGTGAACGAGGTGAACGGGGCGGGATCGGTGTAGTCATCGGCCGGCACGTACACGGCCTGCAGCGAGGTGATCGACTTGCCGCGGGTGGAGGTGATGCGCTCCTGGAGCTCGCCCATCTCGTCGGCGAGCGTGGGCTGGTAGCCCACCGCCGACGGCATACGACCCAGAAGGGTCGATACCTCGGAACCGGCCTGCACGAAACGGAAGATGTTGTCGATGAAGAGCAACACGTCCTGGTTCTGCACGTCACGGAAGTACTCGGCCATCGTCACACCCGAGAGAGCGACGCGAAGGCGGACTCCCGGCGGCTCGTCCATCTGTCCGAACACCAGCGCGGCCTTGTCGAGCACGGTGGTGACGCCGTCGCCCATGACGGTCTCGCCCATCTCGATAAAGAGGTCGGTGCCCTCACGGGTGCGCTCGCCGACGCCGGCGAACACCGACACGCCACCGTGGTTGGAGGCCACACGGGTGATCATCTCGGTGATGAGCACGGTCTTGCCCACGCCGGCACCACCGAACAGACCGATCTTGCCACCCTCCTTGTAGGGGGTCAGCAGGTCGATGACCTTCACGCCGGTCTCGAACATCTTGGCCGACGGCTCGAGGGAATCGAAGGTGGGAGCGGAGCGATGGATGTCCCAGCGTTCCTCCGTGGTGTGGCCGGGAACGTCGAGGCAGTCGCCCATCACGTTCCAGATGTGGCCCAGCGTCTCGTCGCCGACAGGGGCCTGCACGCCGTGACCGGTGTTGTCCACCGGGGCGCCACGGGTGAGGCCATCGGTCGGCTTCATGGAGATCGCGCGGATGCGATGATCGCCGATCTGTTGGGCTACCTCCGCAGCGACACGGGTGGTCTCGCCGGCGACGGTGACGTCGAACTCCAGCTGGGTGTTGATCTCGGGAAGGTGCCCGGCGGGGAACTCGACGTCGACCACGGGGCCGGCGATGCCGACGATTCGGCCGCTCTTCAGATCGTTCTCGGTGACGGTCATTTCGGTGTGGTGCTCCTGATCAGGACTGCGGAGAGGGGTTGGTGTTGCCGGCAGCGGCAGCTGCCATCGGGTTGTAGAGCTCGAGGAGGGCGGCCGCCGCACCGTCGCTGGATTCGCCGGCGCCGAGCGCCTCGGCGCCGCTGACGATCTCCATGATCTCGGTGGTGATCGCCGCCTGGCGGGCGGTGTTCATCTCACGCGAGAGCTTGGTGATGAGTTCCTCGGCGTTGTCGGTGGCGGATTTCATCGCCCGCTGTCGGTTGGCGTGCTCGGATGCGGCCGCATCGAGCAGGGCACCGAAGAGGCGGGCTTCGATATAGCGGGGAAGCAGGGCTTCGAGCACCGCCTCGGGCGACGGCTCGAATTCGAAGGCGGCGGCCGCGTCGCCGCTGCCGGCCGCGGCCATCGTCTCGGTGTTCCCGAGCGGCAGGAATCGGCGAACCGACACCTTCTGGGTACCCATCGAGATGAACTCGGTGTAGATGAGTTCGACTTCGTCGATCTCGCCGCTGATGAACGCATCGGCGACATCCTCGGCGATACGCCGAGCGTCCTCGTAGGCGGGACTGTCGCTGAAACCCTGGTAGCTGTGGTCGACGCGATAGTTGCGGAAACGGAAGTAGGCGTTGGACTTCTTGCCCACGCAGAACAGGGAGTAGCCCTTCCCCTCGAGCTTGTGCGCCTCGATCTGGCGCTCACACGCACGGATCGGATTGGTGTTGTAGGCACCGGCGAGTCCACGGTCGCCGGCCATCACGATGAAGCCGACGTTCTTGACCTCGTCGACCTCTCGTAGGAGCGGGTGGTTGGCCTCGGCGCCGCCGGCCGCGAGGTTCTCGATCACCGAGGTGATCTGACGGGCGTAGGGGCGCGCCGCATCGGCTCGGTTCATGGCCTTGACCACGCGGGTCGCGGCGATCAGTTCCATGGCGCGCGTGATCTGCTTCGTCGTCTGGATACTGCCGATCCGTCGTTTGAGCTCGCGCTCCTTGCCACCGGGCACGCTGCGTTACCTCAGCCCTCGTCTCGAGTGATGTCTTCTTCGGGCAGGGTGACGTCGCTGTCGACCATGGTCGAATGGGCTGCGCCCTGCTCGTGTGCTTCGGGCTCCTCGCCGTCGACCACCGAAGGGGTGAACTGGGCGGCGAAGTCCCGGATGGCGGCCTCGAAGGCGTCCTCATCGGGGATCTTGCCCTCGTTGCGGATCGTGGCCATCACGTCGCTGTGACGGGTGCGGAACCAGTCGAGCAAGCCGGCCTCGAAGCGCAGCACGTCGTCCACGGGCAGCGAGTCGAGATAGCCGCGCGTGCCGGCAAAGATCGACACGACCTGATCCTCGACCGGGTAGGGCGAGTTCACGCCCTGCTTGAGCAACTCGGTGAGGCGATAGCCACGCTCGAGCTGGGACTTGGACACGGCGTCGAGGTCGGAGCCGAAGGCGGCGAAGGCCTCGAGCTCACGGAACTGCTGGAGGTCGCCCTTGAGCGTGCCCGTGGCGGTCTTCATGGCCTTGACCTGCGCGGCCGAACCCACGCGTGACACCGAGATGCCGACGTCGACGGCCGGACGGATACCGGACTTGAAGAGGTCGTCCTGCAGGAAGATCTGGCCGTCGGTGATCGAGATCACGTTGGTCGGGATGAAGGCGGACACGTCGCCGGCCTTCGTCTCGATGATCGGCAGCGCGGTGAGCGAGCCGGCCCCGAGCTCGTCAGAGAGCTTGGCGGCCCGCTCGAGCAGGCGGCTGTGGAGGTAGAACACGTCACCGGGGAACGCTTCGCGCCCCGGCGGGCGGCGCAGCAGCAGCGACACCTGGCGATAGGCCTCAGCCTGCTTCGAGAGGTCGTCATAGACAATGAGTGAGTGCTCGCCGTTCTCCATCCAGTGCTGACCCATGGCGCAACCGCCGTAGGGAGCCAGGTACTTGAACGGGGCCGGGTCGGAGGCGGGCGCGACCACGACGGTGGTGTACTCCATGGCGCCGAGCTCTTCGAGCGTGGCGACGTTCTGCGCGACGGTGGAGGCCTTCTGGCCGATCGCCACATAGATGCACTTCACGCCCAGACCCTTCTGGTTCAGGATCGTGTCGAGCGCAATGGTGGTCTTGCCCGTCTTGCGATCGCCGATGATCAGCTCTCGCTGGCCACGGCCGACGGGGATGAGCGAATCGATCGACTTGATGCCGGTCTGCATCGGCTCGTGCACGGGCTTGCGACCGAGGATGCCGGGGGCCTGGATCTCCATGCGGCGGGGCTGCACGTTGGTGAGTGCGCCCTTGCCGTCGATGGGCTCGCCCAACGGGTTGACCACACGGCCGAGCAGGCCGTCGCCGACCGGCACGGAGAGGATCTCGCCCGTGGCGACCACGGTCTGGCCTTCCTCGATGCCTTCGACGTCGCCCAGCACCACGGCGCCGATCGAGTCCTCGTCGAGGTTGAGGGCGAGCCCGATGAGCCCGTTCTCGAAGCGGAGCATCTCGTTCACCGCGGCGTCGGGCAGGCCCGACACGCGGGCGATGCCGTCGCCGACCTCGAGCACGCGGCCCACGGTGGTCTGCTCGACCGAGGGGGAGAACCCTTGCAGGTTCGCCGTGAGCGCCGCCGTGATCTCGTCGGTGTTGATCTGTAGATCAGCCATCTGTCTCTTCTCTCTGCGTTCTTCTCAATCAGCCGAGGTGAGTCTTCACCTGGGCGAGGCGGCGACGGACACTGCCGTCGATGACGGTGTCGCCGATGGTGGTCACCACGCCGCCGAGCACGGCGGGATCGATGGTGACCTTGATCTCGACGTCTTTGCCGGTAGCGGTCTTCAGCGACGAGGCGAGGCGGGCCTTCTGCTCGTCGGTGAGCGCCACCGCGGTGCGAACCTCGGCGATCTCCTTGCCGCTGGCGGCCGCACCCTTGGCCACGAGCGCCCGGGCGATGGCCGGAAGCTCGGCGGCGCGACCGGCACCGACCACGAGCGACACCGCGGCCCGAGCGACGTGCGATGCCTTGCCCTGGAGCAGGTCCTCCACGATCTGCTGACGCTTCTCGGCCGGCACGTAGGGGTCGGACAGCGTGTTGCGGAGCTCGTCGTTGCCTTCGAGGGCCTGGGCGAAGCGGAAGATCTCGTCGTCCGCTCCGGTGGCACCCTCGGCGCGCACGACGGCGAGCAGTGCTTCTGCGTATCCGTCGATGGTGTCGCTCATGTGTTCGTTCCTCGGAGTAACTGGTGGGGCCGGACCGCGCTCAGCGGGCGAGCTGGCTGATGTAGTCGTCGATCAGTGCGGACTGTGTGGCGGCATCGCCGAGATTCTGGCGAACCACGGCATCGGCCGCGACGCGAGCCTGCTCGGCCACCGCGGCCCGAAGGTCGGCGAGTGCCTGATCGCGTTGGGCCTGGATCTCGATGCGCGAACGCTCCTTGGAGTCGACCACGTCGGCCTCGGCGCGGGCCAGGAGATCCGCTTCGAGCTTGGTGGCCTGGTCGCGTGCATCGGCGATGATCCTCGCCGCTTCGGCGTCGGCATCGCCGAGTTCGCCGGAGAGCGTGGCCAGCTCGGCTTCGGCGGCCGACTTCTGCGCAGCGGCACCGGCCAGTTCCGCTTCGATGCCGGCGGTGCGCGCCTTCATGGCCTTGGAGATGGCGGGCACACCCTTCCAGAGGAAGATGACGAAGATGATGCCGAAGGAGAGCGAACCCCAGTAGAGCTCGTTGATGTCGCTCGGGATGAAGTACCCGTTCGGGCCTTCGGCGGCAAGGATTCCGATCATTTCGGCTCCGATCACTCGGCCGCGAGGGCCTGGTCGATGACGGACTGCTGCGCACCGGCGTCGAGATTGCGACCCAGCACGGCGCCGGCAGCACCCACGGCCAGCGTGGCGACGTCGCCCCGCATGCCGGAGAGCGCAGCGGCGCGGGCCTGTTCGATCTCGTCCTGCGCATTGCGGCGCAGGACGGCGATCTCGGCGTCGGCTTCCGCCTGCAGCGCGGCACGGCGTTGGTCGGCAGCAGTTCGGGCAGCAGCGATGATCTCGTTGGCCTCGTTGCGGGCGTCGACGAGGGAGGCCTCGTAGTCGCGCCGCGTGGAGCCCAAGGATGCGGTGGCCGCGTCGGCGGCATCGCGATCACCCTGGATGGTGTTGGCGCGTGTTTCCATCGCCCGAGTGATCGGGGGAAGGAGCACGTACCTCATGAGAAGCCACAGCGCGACGAAGAAGATGACGGCCCAGACGATCTCGTTGACCTCGGGGATCACCGGGTTCGGCGGGTCCTCCGTGCTCTCTGCGGCTAGGACCAACATCAAATTCACAGCGGGTACCTCAGACGAACTTCAGCAGGATGAAGACCACGAAGCCGATGAGGGCGAGGGCCTCGGTGAAGGCGATGCCGAGGAACATGGTGGTCTGGACCTGACCGGCGGACTCGGGCTGACGGGCCATGGCCTGGACGGCCTGACCGACGAGGTAGCCGATGCCGATGCCCGGGCCGATGGCAGCGAGGCCGTAGGCGTAGCCGGCGCCGGAGGCGGCGCTGGCGTTCTTGATGTCGTCGGGCGTCTGGGCCACGGCATCAGCCTCGGCGGCAAGCGCAGCAAGCTGGCTCAGGGTGCTCATTGGGTGCTCTCCTGGATTGTGTTGGTTAGAAGACTGGGATTGAAACTGGGGATCTGGGATCTAGTGGGCCGGGTGCAGCGCCATGCCGATGTAGACGGCGGTGAGGATGGTGAAGACGAAGGCCTGGATCAGCGACACGCCGACCTCGAAGGCGGTGAAGGCCAGCAGTCCGGGGAACGTACCGAGTTGCACGAGGATCAGCGCCGAGGCGGAGAACACCGAGATGCACAGCACGGTGAAGGTCACGAGCAGGATGTGGCCGGCGAGCATGTTGGCGAACAGACGCACTGCGTGACTGAAGGGCCGGATGAGGAAGTTCGAGAGGAACTCGATCGGTGTGACCAGTAGGTACAGCGGCTTCGGCACACCCGGCGGCACGAGGACGTCCTTGATGTACCCGAGGCCGTTGTGCTTGATGCCGACCGAGATCCACATGACGTAGACGATGAGGGCGAGCACGAGCGGGCCGGCCATGCGGGCGTTGCCCGGCATCTGGAAGAACGGGACGACCTCGGTGATGTTGCCGATGAAGATGAAGAGGAACAGGGAGGTGAGCAGCGGCATGTAGCGACGACCGTCGGGGCCGATGGCCGCCTGGATGATCTGGCTGTCGATGAACTCCACGATGCCTTCGGCCGCGGTGCGGAAGCCTCGGGGCACCAAGGCGTCGCCACGATTGGCGAGGAGAAAGAGGATGGTCGGAAGCGCCATGCCGAGGAAGTAGATGAACCCGATCTTGCTGAAGGCGAAATACTCGGAATCCTCGAACAAGAACGCCGGCCACTCGATCACGTTCTCGATCGGTGGGAACTCCACGGCTCCGAAAATCACAATTGCTCCTGTTGCTCGACGGGGTTCATCTCAGGCTCCTGGATGATGCGTCGTTCGTTCGGCGGCGGCTTAAGCCCGGGGAAGGCTAGCGACGCCGACACGAAACGCATCTCCCAAAACAGCAATCCGAGGTGAGAAATGATCAGAGAGATTCCGAGAGGGACGAGTTCGACCCATGGTTCGTTGCGCACGAGCAGCACTGCGATGGTGATGAGCCCGAGGCGAATGAGAAAGCCGAACAATGCGGCCCCGGCCATCAACGCCAGGGAGATGCGAGCGGCGTAGCCGAGCATCGCGGCCGCGAGGAGGAAGTTGACGACGACGATGCCGAGGCCCAGGGCCACCGACAGTGCCCCATCCGTGCCCCAGAAGACCGCACCGAGGACGATCGATGCCGGCGCGATCATCACGCCGCGGCGGGCGAGGTCCTTGGCGACCGCGACAGCCGGCGACGGACCCTCCATGCGCTGCGCGAGCACATTGGGCTGCGTCGTGGTGGGAAAGCTCATCTGACTGCCTCTCCGGCCGGCGGTCCGCTCGCGGCCGCCTTGCGCAGGCTGGCGGCTTCGGCGAGGAGTCGGTCGCGCTCGGCGGTGGCCACCGCCATGCCGTGCTTCCACTCGTAGTAGACCTTCGCGCCGGCGCCGATCGCGCCCAGCACGAGCAGGAGGATCATGAAGATCGGCGCGGTGTCGAAGCGGCGATCGAGCCACAGACCGCCGAGCGACAAGATGACCGGGCCGAGGACGAGGTCGAAGCCACCACTGGACCGCCACAGGGCTTCCTGGAATTCGCGCTGCGCGTTCCGTTCCATCGGATCCTCGTCGCTGTCGGGACAGCATGGCCGAGGGGCGCCGTTGCCCGCTCGTGAAACCATGCACAAGCTATCCACCGAGACCACCGCCATGCAACTCGAACCGACAGTTCGCGTCGACCGGCAACCACTCGCCTGCAACCGAACCCCTCTAGCCTGACTCCGACATGCCCTTCGATTCCGTCTCCGTCGTCGTCGTGACCTGGAACAGCGCGAGCACGATCGTCGATTGTCTCCAGCCCCTCGCCGGACAACCCGATCTCGAACTCATCGTGGTCGACAACGACAGTGCCGACGACACGCTCGCCGTCGCCCGAGGCGTCGCGCCCCACGCCACCCTGCTCACAACGGGCGGCAATTGCGGCTTTGCCACCGGCGTGAATGCGGG
The sequence above is a segment of the Acidimicrobiales bacterium genome. Coding sequences within it:
- a CDS encoding polyphosphate kinase 2 family protein, with protein sequence MDLSKYRVVPGSAVDLDDWKTDESGEHSRDDAESRTDELNDRLEELQELLYAEGKHKVLVVIQATDTGGKDGTIRHVFDKVNPQGVKVASFKRPTEEELGHDYLWRVHRHTPKSGDITIFNRSHYEDVLVVRVHDIVPEKRWSRRYDHINAFEQLLADEGTTIIKLFLHISKDEQKERLQSRLDEPNKHWKFDSGDLAERERWDDYQEAFRVMLERTSTDHAPWYVIPADRKWFRTLLVSEIIVETLEGLDMAYPPAEPGLADLVIE
- the atpC gene encoding ATP synthase F1 subunit epsilon; this encodes MFTVEVVSPESVSYTGEAEMVIARTVDGGDIAFQTGHVPFIGNLAVWSVDVIKANGERDTFAVHRGFVQVSGDQVTILSDVSEAIEEIDVRRAEAARDRAEAALRADANDAAAAAALGRAELRLRVAAATT
- the atpA gene encoding F0F1 ATP synthase subunit alpha; the protein is MADLQINTDEITAALTANLQGFSPSVEQTTVGRVLEVGDGIARVSGLPDAAVNEMLRFENGLIGLALNLDEDSIGAVVLGDVEGIEEGQTVVATGEILSVPVGDGLLGRVVNPLGEPIDGKGALTNVQPRRMEIQAPGILGRKPVHEPMQTGIKSIDSLIPVGRGQRELIIGDRKTGKTTIALDTILNQKGLGVKCIYVAIGQKASTVAQNVATLEELGAMEYTTVVVAPASDPAPFKYLAPYGGCAMGQHWMENGEHSLIVYDDLSKQAEAYRQVSLLLRRPPGREAFPGDVFYLHSRLLERAAKLSDELGAGSLTALPIIETKAGDVSAFIPTNVISITDGQIFLQDDLFKSGIRPAVDVGISVSRVGSAAQVKAMKTATGTLKGDLQQFRELEAFAAFGSDLDAVSKSQLERGYRLTELLKQGVNSPYPVEDQVVSIFAGTRGYLDSLPVDDVLRFEAGLLDWFRTRHSDVMATIRNEGKIPDEDAFEAAIRDFAAQFTPSVVDGEEPEAHEQGAAHSTMVDSDVTLPEEDITRDEG
- a CDS encoding phosphoribosyltransferase family protein, encoding MGDLDRVILRSLHMFHEEIDLVVGIPRSGLLAANLVALHLGVPLADLDGFLEGRVLSTGARLHSKTGPEVIDTARRILVFDDSVFSGSALETTRRRIEASSIAGELLYGAAFVVPSATTMVDIACEVVSPPRVFSWNLMSHSVLERSCLDIDGVLCLDPTPEQNDDGPNYRTFLRSAVPHMLPGQPVQALVTSRLEKYRAETEEWLAHHGVVYDALHMLDLPDAAARRAANAHAAFKASVYRGCDAILFIESNPRQAREIARTANKAVLCTGDFSFHEGNTTMQPVRRQVRRVRGKVRRIRSLRRRP
- the atpD gene encoding F0F1 ATP synthase subunit beta; its protein translation is MTVTENDLKSGRIVGIAGPVVDVEFPAGHLPEINTQLEFDVTVAGETTRVAAEVAQQIGDHRIRAISMKPTDGLTRGAPVDNTGHGVQAPVGDETLGHIWNVMGDCLDVPGHTTEERWDIHRSAPTFDSLEPSAKMFETGVKVIDLLTPYKEGGKIGLFGGAGVGKTVLITEMITRVASNHGGVSVFAGVGERTREGTDLFIEMGETVMGDGVTTVLDKAALVFGQMDEPPGVRLRVALSGVTMAEYFRDVQNQDVLLFIDNIFRFVQAGSEVSTLLGRMPSAVGYQPTLADEMGELQERITSTRGKSITSLQAVYVPADDYTDPAPFTSFTHFDGTTELSRDIAAKGIYPAVDPLASSSTILDPLVVGDRHYRTARRVQEVLQRYKELQDIIAILGLDELSEEDRVTVNRARKVEKFLSQPMFVAKQFTGQDGIFTPIEETIESFEAVINGDLDHLPEQAFQMVGGAEDAERKAAELQADA
- a CDS encoding F0F1 ATP synthase subunit gamma; translation: MPGGKERELKRRIGSIQTTKQITRAMELIAATRVVKAMNRADAARPYARQITSVIENLAAGGAEANHPLLREVDEVKNVGFIVMAGDRGLAGAYNTNPIRACERQIEAHKLEGKGYSLFCVGKKSNAYFRFRNYRVDHSYQGFSDSPAYEDARRIAEDVADAFISGEIDEVELIYTEFISMGTQKVSVRRFLPLGNTETMAAAGSGDAAAAFEFEPSPEAVLEALLPRYIEARLFGALLDAAASEHANRQRAMKSATDNAEELITKLSREMNTARQAAITTEIMEIVSGAEALGAGESSDGAAAALLELYNPMAAAAAGNTNPSPQS
- the atpH gene encoding ATP synthase F1 subunit delta, yielding MSDTIDGYAEALLAVVRAEGATGADDEIFRFAQALEGNDELRNTLSDPYVPAEKRQQIVEDLLQGKASHVARAAVSLVVGAGRAAELPAIARALVAKGAAASGKEIAEVRTAVALTDEQKARLASSLKTATGKDVEIKVTIDPAVLGGVVTTIGDTVIDGSVRRRLAQVKTHLG
- the glpX gene encoding class II fructose-bisphosphatase → MTNQEVPDRNLALDLVRVTEAAAMAASRWMGRGDKEGADGAAVDAMRVVLGTIPMDGLVVIGEGEKDEAPMLFNGEQIGDGSPPLTDIAVDPIDGTTLTALGRGNAIAVIAVAPRGTMFDPGPCVYMEKIAVGPEAAGVISMDMSITENLHAVAEAKRESVRDLTAVILDRGRHEEIIAEVREAGARIRLIPDGDVAGAISTAWKGSGADILFGIGGTPEGVITAAALKCMGGEQLGRLWPRNERERTEAVEAGYDLSQVLRVDDLVRSDDCFFAATGITDGDLLKGVRFDNQGCHTDSLVMRSRSGTVRKVEAHHQIDKLAEFSSINYG